The following proteins are co-located in the Pyrococcus abyssi GE5 genome:
- a CDS encoding ArsR/SmtB family transcription factor yields the protein MVQSIDELVKIGEALGNPVRVKILKMLCEKEWYVYELAKELGISRQLLYLHLKKLEKAGLVESELRLEPGDPRAKKYYKAKQFKIVITNETLKNLKEV from the coding sequence ATGGTGCAGAGCATCGATGAGCTTGTGAAGATAGGCGAAGCCCTTGGAAATCCCGTTAGGGTTAAGATACTCAAGATGCTCTGCGAGAAGGAGTGGTACGTTTACGAGCTTGCTAAGGAACTAGGTATCTCGAGGCAACTTCTCTACCTACACTTGAAAAAGCTTGAAAAGGCAGGCCTAGTTGAAAGTGAACTTCGCCTTGAGCCTGGGGATCCAAGGGCCAAGAAGTACTACAAAGCAAAGCAATTCAAAATAGTGATAACAAACGAGACTTTGAAGAATCTTAAGGAGGTGTGA
- a CDS encoding geranylgeranylglycerol-phosphate geranylgeranyltransferase, giving the protein MEVKAFIEIMRPHNCILAGVVGILGSLVAYEGIPSIEKLGLVFLVVYLGCSAGNTINDYFDVEIDRVNRPNRPIPRGAIPRKVALYYALLQYMLGLALARFLGVEALLFALGAYALTFIYAWKLKPLPFIGNVAVALLTAATPIYGALGVGRVGLAGYLAICAFLVNVSREIMKDIEDIEGDMKMGAKTLPIIIGKRRAAMISSIFGVLTVITSFLPVKVGIGLGYAPIILVDAMILKASIDVVKNPESASKGQKTLKIATFIAVISFLLGALTKGV; this is encoded by the coding sequence GTGGAGGTCAAGGCTTTCATAGAGATCATGAGACCTCACAACTGTATACTGGCTGGTGTAGTAGGAATACTCGGAAGCTTGGTAGCTTATGAGGGGATTCCAAGCATCGAAAAATTGGGACTAGTATTTCTCGTGGTGTACCTTGGATGCTCGGCTGGAAATACCATAAACGATTACTTTGACGTTGAAATAGATAGGGTAAACAGACCAAACAGGCCGATTCCCAGAGGGGCTATTCCCAGGAAAGTTGCACTTTACTATGCTTTACTTCAATATATGCTAGGGCTTGCGCTAGCTAGATTCCTAGGCGTTGAAGCATTGCTCTTTGCGTTAGGGGCCTATGCTTTAACTTTCATATACGCTTGGAAGCTCAAGCCTCTTCCTTTCATAGGCAACGTTGCCGTCGCACTTCTAACGGCGGCAACCCCAATATACGGAGCGTTGGGAGTTGGAAGAGTAGGTTTAGCCGGATATTTAGCTATATGCGCGTTCCTCGTTAACGTCTCTAGAGAGATCATGAAGGATATAGAGGACATAGAAGGCGACATGAAGATGGGAGCCAAAACTCTGCCCATAATAATTGGAAAGAGAAGGGCAGCGATGATATCTTCAATATTTGGCGTTTTAACTGTCATAACATCTTTCCTACCCGTAAAGGTTGGAATTGGACTAGGCTACGCTCCAATAATTCTCGTCGATGCTATGATATTAAAGGCGAGCATCGATGTAGTTAAGAATCCAGAGAGCGCCAGTAAAGGACAGAAAACATTGAAGATTGCTACATTCATAGCAGTTATAAGCTTCCTGTTGGGAGCATTAACTAAGGGGGTGTGA
- a CDS encoding MBL fold metallo-hydrolase gives MEEVIPGIYRIFDTFVNVYIVDRGDHLVLVDTGIESTCEKIIEAVKKLGKPLKAVILTHGHMDHTGSLRCLKEVLNPIVASQEEEVEMIERNTGVKVDVKLKDGELFEGFRVLHKPGHTKGSICLLDEDSKSLFVGDLVVEENGKLKEVPHQYSMDPEMNRKRIIELLEVEFENLMPAHGNPIIGKGKEKIRELVESFNLS, from the coding sequence ATGGAAGAGGTAATTCCTGGGATATATAGGATATTTGATACCTTTGTCAACGTGTACATCGTGGATAGGGGAGACCACTTAGTTCTAGTAGATACGGGAATAGAGTCCACTTGTGAAAAAATAATCGAAGCCGTGAAAAAGCTAGGAAAACCTCTAAAGGCTGTTATATTAACCCATGGACATATGGATCATACCGGATCGCTAAGATGTCTCAAGGAAGTGCTAAATCCAATTGTGGCATCCCAGGAGGAAGAGGTTGAGATGATCGAGAGAAACACCGGTGTCAAGGTTGATGTAAAGCTTAAGGACGGAGAGCTCTTCGAGGGATTTAGGGTTCTTCATAAGCCAGGACACACAAAGGGAAGCATTTGCTTACTAGATGAGGACAGTAAAAGCTTGTTCGTTGGAGACCTGGTTGTTGAAGAGAATGGAAAGCTAAAGGAAGTACCTCATCAGTACTCAATGGATCCAGAGATGAACAGAAAGAGAATAATCGAGCTTTTAGAGGTTGAGTTCGAGAACCTAATGCCAGCCCATGGAAATCCAATAATAGGAAAAGGAAAGGAGAAAATTAGAGAGTTAGTTGAGAGCTTTAATCTAAGTTAG
- the cobT gene encoding nicotinate mononucleotide-dependent phosphoribosyltransferase CobT: MESLFLLVLGNTEISTIPGISVAGATPELTKITPVADAEYLFHEKPLTIDAIPVTPEGHPTPAIITKAAKELADFPIIVIRGGTYLAPLVPHVHISDVVGRDFRKEIALPEFGEIIKRAKLFGEELNKLPIKELVIGESTPGGTTTAQAVLWALGYEARTSSASPNNPQELKERVIMEGFNRAGIEKGQLSEKPLEALRQFGDPMIATVVGLSLGFRKDIVLAGGTQMLAVSAILKALGEDMKRFMIATTRWVVNDRSATFVETAREIGIITYSADLDFSNSKFKGLRDYERGYVKEGVGAGGATWLAVKSGFSPEDVSEKVEELYERLMRMKSLT; encoded by the coding sequence ATGGAGAGCCTGTTCCTGCTTGTCCTGGGGAACACGGAGATAAGCACAATTCCAGGGATAAGCGTGGCTGGAGCTACACCAGAGCTAACTAAGATAACCCCTGTTGCAGATGCAGAGTACCTTTTCCACGAGAAGCCCTTGACTATAGATGCGATTCCAGTAACCCCTGAGGGACATCCGACTCCAGCCATAATCACGAAAGCTGCTAAAGAGCTTGCGGACTTTCCAATAATAGTTATTAGGGGAGGAACGTATTTAGCTCCTCTAGTTCCTCACGTCCACATAAGCGATGTTGTCGGTAGGGATTTTAGGAAGGAAATAGCTTTGCCAGAGTTCGGGGAGATAATAAAGCGGGCTAAGCTCTTTGGCGAGGAGTTAAACAAGTTACCTATAAAAGAACTCGTAATTGGGGAATCTACCCCAGGAGGAACTACAACTGCACAGGCTGTGCTATGGGCTTTGGGGTATGAAGCAAGGACTAGCTCAGCTTCCCCAAACAATCCTCAGGAGCTCAAGGAGAGGGTAATAATGGAGGGCTTTAATAGGGCTGGAATAGAGAAGGGTCAGCTGAGCGAGAAACCCCTTGAAGCCTTGAGGCAGTTCGGCGATCCGATGATAGCGACTGTCGTTGGCTTGTCGCTCGGCTTTAGGAAAGACATTGTTTTGGCTGGAGGAACCCAGATGCTTGCAGTTTCGGCGATACTTAAAGCCCTAGGAGAGGACATGAAAAGGTTCATGATAGCAACTACTAGGTGGGTTGTGAATGATAGGAGCGCAACGTTCGTTGAGACCGCTAGGGAAATAGGGATAATAACTTACTCGGCGGATCTTGACTTTTCAAATAGTAAGTTCAAGGGATTGAGGGATTACGAGAGGGGCTACGTTAAGGAGGGTGTTGGGGCAGGGGGAGCTACTTGGCTGGCAGTTAAATCAGGATTTTCACCTGAGGATGTCTCTGAGAAGGTTGAAGAGCTTTACGAGAGGCTCATGAGGATGAAATCCCTAACTTAG
- a CDS encoding elongation factor 1-beta, whose amino-acid sequence MSDFNIVGVIKVMPSDPEVNLDELEEKLKAVIPEKYGLAKVEREPIAFGLVALKFYVLGKDEEGYSFDEVAEKFKEVENVESAEVETVSRI is encoded by the coding sequence ATGAGCGATTTCAACATCGTTGGGGTAATTAAGGTAATGCCAAGCGATCCAGAGGTGAACTTGGACGAGCTCGAGGAGAAGCTTAAGGCAGTAATACCAGAGAAGTACGGACTTGCAAAGGTTGAAAGGGAGCCAATAGCTTTCGGTTTAGTGGCGTTGAAGTTCTACGTCCTTGGGAAGGACGAAGAGGGATACTCCTTTGACGAGGTTGCGGAGAAGTTTAAGGAAGTAGAGAACGTTGAAAGTGCAGAGGTAGAGACGGTTTCGAGAATTTAA
- a CDS encoding aldo/keto reductase, with protein sequence MVWKMAKVSDFKRIGDDKVTAIGMGTWGIGGKEFPDYSKDRESIEALRYGLELGINLIDTAEFYGAGHSEELVGKAIEGFNREEIFIVSKVWPTHFGYESAKKAARASAKRLGTYIDLYLLHWPGDTWKKIEETLHALEELVDEGLIRYIGVSNFDLELLRRSQEAMRKYEIVVNQVKYSLMDRTPEETGLLDYMKREGITLMAYTPLEKGILARNKCLAEIGKRYGKTSAQVALNYLIWEENVVAIPKASNKDHIKENFGAMGWRLSREDRERAKLCV encoded by the coding sequence ATGGTGTGGAAGATGGCAAAGGTTTCCGATTTTAAGAGAATTGGCGATGATAAAGTAACCGCGATTGGCATGGGCACCTGGGGTATTGGTGGGAAGGAGTTCCCTGATTACTCGAAAGATAGGGAGAGCATAGAGGCCCTTAGATACGGACTCGAGCTTGGGATAAACCTGATAGATACCGCCGAATTCTATGGAGCAGGTCACAGCGAAGAACTAGTTGGGAAGGCTATAGAGGGTTTCAATAGGGAAGAGATATTCATAGTCAGCAAGGTTTGGCCTACTCACTTTGGTTACGAGTCGGCTAAAAAAGCGGCTAGGGCTAGTGCGAAGAGGTTAGGAACTTATATAGACCTCTACCTTCTCCACTGGCCAGGCGATACTTGGAAGAAAATCGAGGAGACACTTCACGCTCTAGAGGAGCTTGTCGATGAGGGGTTAATAAGGTACATCGGGGTTAGTAACTTCGACCTTGAGTTACTCAGGAGAAGTCAAGAGGCTATGAGAAAGTACGAGATAGTGGTTAATCAGGTTAAGTACTCCTTGATGGATAGGACTCCAGAGGAAACTGGGCTTCTCGATTACATGAAGAGGGAGGGAATCACGTTGATGGCCTACACTCCCCTCGAGAAGGGCATCCTAGCGAGGAATAAGTGTTTGGCCGAGATAGGGAAGAGGTATGGAAAAACTTCAGCTCAAGTTGCCCTCAACTACCTAATATGGGAGGAGAACGTCGTTGCAATTCCAAAGGCCTCCAACAAGGATCACATAAAGGAAAACTTTGGAGCCATGGGCTGGAGGCTTTCACGTGAAGATAGAGAAAGAGCGAAGCTTTGCGTTTAG
- a CDS encoding zinc finger domain-containing protein → MAENVELKFEIPVCTSCGREITPREHATHFVCPNCGEAIIWRCETCRLLAKPYKCPKCGWEGP, encoded by the coding sequence TTGGCGGAGAACGTTGAGCTGAAGTTCGAGATACCCGTGTGCACGTCATGCGGAAGGGAGATCACGCCTAGGGAGCATGCCACTCACTTCGTTTGCCCCAACTGTGGGGAGGCTATCATCTGGAGATGTGAAACTTGTAGGTTATTGGCTAAGCCCTACAAGTGCCCCAAGTGTGGATGGGAGGGACCCTGA
- a CDS encoding DUF2202 domain-containing protein has product MRKKLIGFGLLALGIFSLVLQGVAAYRGTPGPSPVALAQVSYYAPLSDEEANSLLYMIEEEKLARDVYLKLYNETGLIIFDRIAQSEQRHMDAVLMLIEKYNLTAPDTLNEIGVFENEELQNLYNELVEMGSQSVVDALKVGALIEEIDIKDLEEWLSKVDNEDIKVVFENLMDGSKNHLRAFTKVLADNYGIEYTP; this is encoded by the coding sequence ATGAGGAAAAAGTTGATAGGATTTGGGTTGTTGGCGTTGGGGATATTTAGTTTAGTACTTCAAGGAGTTGCAGCGTACAGGGGAACTCCTGGGCCAAGTCCAGTAGCTCTAGCTCAAGTGTCCTACTATGCTCCCCTCAGCGATGAAGAGGCTAATAGCTTACTCTACATGATTGAAGAGGAGAAACTTGCAAGGGATGTGTATCTCAAGCTCTACAACGAAACTGGGCTAATTATCTTTGATAGAATCGCACAGAGCGAGCAGAGGCACATGGATGCCGTGCTAATGCTAATCGAGAAGTACAACCTAACGGCGCCTGATACTTTGAATGAGATCGGTGTCTTTGAGAACGAAGAGCTTCAGAATCTCTACAACGAACTAGTTGAGATGGGGAGTCAAAGTGTAGTGGATGCACTGAAGGTCGGTGCATTAATAGAGGAGATAGACATTAAGGATCTCGAAGAGTGGTTGTCTAAGGTAGATAATGAAGATATAAAAGTCGTGTTCGAGAACCTGATGGATGGTAGTAAGAACCACTTGAGGGCCTTTACAAAGGTTTTAGCTGACAATTATGGAATTGAGTACACACCTTAA
- a CDS encoding tetratricopeptide repeat protein, whose product MEEWELALKNKDCEKLLEIFDEYFEQIEEDKIEEELKRVGEVAIECENFDLLHEVAHLYEHLGKTQEGIELYKRIVEKRKNKDPEDYAEALYYLADAYEHFGMPEEALKVYNELLELERKLNNEKEIALTLANIAIVKDELGETEEAIKLMEEARGLFEKLNDERNFLISLIDLAHFNYELGKYDVALELIREVLGNPIDKEIEVNARLVESEVYSGQGKYKDAALSLRNALQRAEDDEELFGLAFDSIIEFLEDLFNEGKYSELSEIPKLFAELFEDDTRHFFEAIAKLAEWRLGNENARKDFEELYNKIENEELRQIIDEWKRPKLSLSLGLSL is encoded by the coding sequence ATGGAAGAGTGGGAACTCGCGCTCAAAAATAAAGACTGTGAAAAGTTATTAGAGATCTTTGACGAATATTTCGAGCAGATAGAGGAAGATAAAATCGAGGAAGAGCTTAAGAGGGTTGGAGAGGTTGCCATAGAGTGCGAAAACTTCGACTTACTCCATGAAGTAGCCCACCTCTACGAGCATCTTGGCAAGACTCAAGAAGGAATAGAGCTTTACAAGAGGATTGTAGAGAAAAGGAAAAACAAAGATCCAGAAGATTACGCGGAGGCACTCTATTACTTAGCCGATGCATACGAACACTTCGGCATGCCCGAAGAGGCCCTGAAGGTATATAACGAGTTATTAGAGCTAGAGAGAAAACTAAATAACGAGAAGGAAATAGCACTAACCCTAGCGAACATAGCAATAGTGAAGGACGAGCTCGGGGAGACTGAGGAAGCAATAAAGCTAATGGAAGAAGCAAGGGGATTATTTGAGAAGCTCAACGATGAGAGAAACTTCCTGATTAGTTTAATAGACCTGGCCCACTTCAACTACGAGCTTGGGAAATACGATGTTGCCCTCGAACTTATAAGGGAAGTCCTGGGGAATCCAATAGATAAGGAGATTGAAGTCAACGCAAGGCTCGTTGAGAGCGAAGTATATTCAGGACAAGGGAAATACAAAGATGCAGCCCTTTCATTGAGGAATGCATTGCAGAGGGCGGAGGATGATGAGGAGTTATTCGGGTTAGCCTTCGACTCGATAATAGAATTTCTAGAGGATCTATTCAATGAGGGAAAGTACTCAGAGCTATCGGAGATACCTAAACTCTTTGCGGAACTGTTCGAAGATGACACAAGGCATTTCTTTGAGGCTATAGCAAAGCTGGCCGAGTGGAGACTAGGAAATGAAAACGCCAGAAAGGATTTCGAAGAACTGTACAACAAAATTGAAAACGAGGAATTGAGGCAGATAATAGACGAGTGGAAGAGACCTAAACTGAGTCTTAGCCTTGGATTAAGCCTTTAA
- a CDS encoding sodium/proline symporter: MSNAYEMLKNPVALVAFLFTLILPILVGFYAMKRTKSEEDFFVGGRAMDKITVALSAVSSGRSSWLVLGLSGMAYKMGVTAVWAAVGYIVAEMFQFVYMGIRLRKFSERFNAITVPDYFEARFRDTSKILRIAASIIIIIFLTSYVGAQFNAGAKTLSTALGISIFTALMISVLMIIVYMILGGFIAVAYNDVIRAVIMIIGLVVLPVIAVAKVGGTEEVLKVLHALDPKLINPWAFGAGVVIGFLGIGFGSPGQPHIIVRYMSIDDPNKLRVSTVVGTFWNVVLAWGAIFVGLAGRAIVPDVSQLPGKNAEMIYPYLSAQYFPPILYGILIGGIFAAILSTADSQLLVVASTVVKDLYQEVIKKGTKIDEKTALTISRVTVLVVGFLAAILAYVAKDIIFWFVLFAWGGLGASFGPTLILSLYWKGTTKWGVLAGMIVGTITTIVWKLYLKPITGLYELVPAFIFSLIATIIVSMITKPPENVEELMKAME, from the coding sequence ATGAGCAATGCCTATGAAATGCTAAAGAACCCAGTAGCTCTAGTAGCTTTCCTATTCACACTAATATTGCCTATTCTAGTCGGATTCTATGCCATGAAGAGAACTAAAAGTGAAGAAGACTTCTTCGTCGGCGGAAGGGCAATGGACAAGATAACCGTGGCATTGTCAGCTGTATCGTCAGGTAGATCAAGCTGGCTCGTCTTGGGGCTAAGTGGAATGGCCTACAAAATGGGAGTAACAGCTGTTTGGGCGGCCGTTGGATACATAGTTGCCGAGATGTTTCAGTTCGTATACATGGGAATTAGGCTCAGGAAATTCTCAGAAAGATTCAATGCAATAACTGTCCCAGACTACTTTGAAGCAAGGTTCAGAGACACTTCAAAAATATTGAGAATCGCAGCGTCGATAATAATCATAATCTTCCTAACATCTTACGTTGGAGCCCAGTTCAATGCGGGGGCAAAGACCCTAAGCACGGCGCTGGGGATAAGCATTTTCACAGCCCTCATGATATCGGTGTTAATGATAATAGTTTACATGATCCTGGGAGGGTTCATTGCGGTAGCATACAACGACGTTATAAGAGCCGTAATAATGATAATAGGACTCGTCGTCCTTCCAGTTATTGCGGTAGCCAAGGTTGGAGGAACAGAGGAAGTTCTTAAAGTTCTACATGCTTTAGACCCAAAACTGATAAATCCATGGGCATTCGGGGCTGGTGTAGTCATAGGGTTCCTAGGAATAGGGTTCGGTTCGCCTGGACAGCCTCACATAATAGTTAGATACATGTCAATAGACGATCCCAACAAGCTTAGAGTTTCAACAGTGGTCGGAACCTTCTGGAACGTCGTTCTAGCCTGGGGTGCAATATTCGTGGGATTAGCTGGAAGGGCTATAGTTCCAGATGTTTCACAGCTTCCTGGGAAAAACGCTGAGATGATATACCCCTATCTAAGCGCCCAGTACTTCCCACCAATACTATATGGGATCCTAATCGGTGGAATATTCGCGGCAATATTATCAACTGCCGATTCACAGCTACTGGTAGTTGCCTCAACCGTCGTTAAAGATCTCTACCAAGAGGTGATAAAGAAGGGAACAAAAATAGACGAAAAAACGGCCCTGACAATAAGCAGGGTCACGGTTTTAGTTGTAGGATTCTTGGCCGCAATACTTGCATACGTTGCAAAGGACATTATATTCTGGTTCGTGCTGTTCGCTTGGGGAGGTCTAGGAGCATCATTCGGGCCAACGCTGATCTTGTCACTTTACTGGAAGGGAACGACAAAGTGGGGAGTCTTAGCTGGAATGATCGTTGGAACCATAACAACCATAGTCTGGAAACTCTACTTAAAGCCAATAACTGGCCTTTACGAGCTAGTCCCAGCGTTTATATTCTCCTTAATAGCAACGATAATAGTGAGCATGATAACTAAACCTCCAGAAAACGTTGAGGAGCTAATGAAAGCCATGGAGTGA
- a CDS encoding aldehyde ferredoxin oxidoreductase family protein: MKGYKGKILRVDLTDGKTSVESLSDEIVEKFVGGKGLGYYIIYREVPPGTDPLSPGNKLLFVPGALTGLIPGSSKVIAVSKSPETMLISDSSGGDAFGPKLRGHFDALIIEGRAEEPVYLHIYDGQAEIRPAKDLWGKGNYEVAKELWGKYPNASIASIGPAGERLVKIANIVYDTERASGRGGLGAVMGSKNLKAVVVEPGEKPEVANPEEFKKLWDEFYEKFSKDPKYEHSRNYGTTDGLRSSASLGMSPAYNFSRPYIPEELASKLAGDEVKKYEVEPEWYIHGKSCPIKCARYIEVEYKGRKIRVKPEYESLAMLGAATGVFNLRAVAYFNWLANNLGLDSIASGNVIGWLFEMVERGLISEDEIGFSVKGFGDEEAEERLLNLIAERKGIGAILAEGVKRACEILGRGCEFAVHVKGLEAPAWDPRGRRTYALSYATADVGASHLRGWPRPHQLPNQGPAKELVPSLIESRDESYITDMLGVCKFVPYSMEDLARFYSLSTGKEWTVEKLRKVAWAVESIARIHNVLDWVTPPLDDVIPQRWWEPEQDGPAKGNAAFIDYNDFLEARREFYRLRGWDEELGVPLPETLEKLGYPEFKEDAERAIEIVRARLS; encoded by the coding sequence ATGAAGGGATACAAGGGGAAAATCCTTAGGGTTGATCTAACCGATGGGAAGACTTCAGTGGAATCTCTTTCCGATGAAATCGTAGAGAAGTTCGTGGGCGGTAAAGGGCTCGGTTACTACATAATTTATAGGGAAGTTCCCCCAGGAACAGACCCTCTTAGCCCAGGAAATAAGCTTCTCTTCGTTCCTGGAGCCCTTACAGGTTTAATTCCTGGCTCAAGTAAGGTGATTGCCGTAAGTAAGAGCCCAGAGACTATGTTGATAAGTGATTCAAGTGGTGGGGATGCCTTTGGTCCAAAGCTTAGGGGACACTTCGACGCCCTTATAATCGAAGGGAGGGCTGAAGAACCAGTTTATCTTCACATATACGATGGTCAGGCCGAAATAAGACCAGCTAAAGACCTCTGGGGAAAGGGGAATTATGAAGTGGCCAAAGAGCTCTGGGGGAAGTATCCAAATGCTAGCATAGCCTCCATAGGCCCAGCTGGTGAAAGGTTGGTGAAGATAGCTAACATAGTCTATGACACGGAGAGGGCTAGTGGAAGAGGTGGTCTCGGGGCTGTCATGGGGAGCAAGAATCTTAAAGCGGTGGTAGTTGAGCCTGGGGAGAAGCCTGAAGTCGCGAATCCTGAGGAGTTCAAGAAACTCTGGGATGAATTTTACGAGAAGTTCTCGAAGGATCCAAAGTACGAGCATAGTAGAAATTATGGAACTACTGACGGGCTAAGGAGTTCAGCTAGCCTAGGGATGAGTCCAGCCTACAACTTCTCAAGGCCCTACATTCCAGAGGAATTAGCTTCAAAGTTGGCTGGAGATGAGGTTAAGAAGTACGAGGTGGAGCCGGAGTGGTACATTCACGGGAAGAGCTGTCCCATAAAATGTGCCAGATATATAGAGGTCGAGTACAAGGGGAGAAAGATTAGGGTAAAGCCCGAGTACGAGAGCTTAGCGATGCTTGGGGCTGCAACCGGAGTTTTCAACTTGAGAGCCGTAGCTTACTTCAACTGGTTAGCCAACAACCTTGGATTGGACAGTATAGCGAGTGGAAACGTCATAGGCTGGTTATTCGAGATGGTTGAGCGCGGGCTTATAAGTGAAGATGAAATAGGATTCTCGGTGAAGGGTTTCGGTGATGAGGAAGCTGAGGAGAGGCTCCTCAACTTAATAGCTGAGAGGAAAGGTATTGGAGCAATTCTTGCTGAGGGCGTTAAGAGGGCCTGCGAGATCCTTGGGAGGGGATGTGAGTTCGCGGTTCACGTCAAGGGATTGGAGGCACCAGCTTGGGATCCTAGAGGTAGGAGAACCTACGCATTGAGCTACGCTACGGCCGACGTTGGGGCGAGCCATCTGAGGGGATGGCCTAGGCCTCACCAGTTGCCTAACCAAGGGCCTGCGAAAGAGTTAGTTCCCTCATTGATAGAGAGTAGGGATGAGAGTTACATAACCGACATGCTAGGCGTTTGTAAGTTCGTTCCCTACAGTATGGAGGACTTGGCAAGATTTTACTCCCTCTCAACTGGCAAAGAGTGGACTGTTGAGAAGCTCAGAAAAGTTGCCTGGGCCGTGGAGAGTATAGCTAGAATACACAACGTCTTGGACTGGGTAACCCCACCATTAGATGATGTTATACCGCAGAGGTGGTGGGAGCCAGAGCAAGATGGGCCAGCTAAGGGCAACGCCGCGTTCATAGACTACAACGACTTCCTTGAGGCTCGTAGGGAATTCTACAGGCTTAGGGGATGGGATGAAGAGCTCGGAGTTCCACTACCTGAGACCTTGGAGAAGCTTGGTTATCCGGAGTTCAAAGAAGATGCTGAAAGGGCTATCGAGATCGTTAGGGCAAGGCTCTCTTGA
- a CDS encoding ABC transporter substrate-binding protein, producing MDRYLKVIATILLGLVVVASGCIGGGEVTKVVWASTQFTPPQERAFVLDELIPGFKEEVKIDVEFIPLDYPDLATRLEAEESSGKVTIDVIADLHGGLDYFNAKGWLEDLSGKKLEGRTFIESYMKYATDKNGKLFYIPWMSATYVMVVNKEAFKYLPSGLTEQDVIQGTEKWTYDALLAWVKNIYERTGKKAFGLPAGPKGLLHRFIHGYLYPSFTGYEAKKFDSSEAIEMWNYFKELWKYTNPASTTWDTMADPLLQGEVLIAWDHTARIRDAIETKPEEFVVVPVPRGPKGRGFIVVLAGLAIPKNAPHPEEAWKLIDYLTRPETQVKVLKEVGFFPTVKEAVNAVPEGPLKILVKGVTAQSSTRDALIVMIPNLGAKGGEFSGIYREAFKRIVLKGEDPQKVLSELGPKLHQLFKEQGVEEP from the coding sequence ATGGATAGGTATCTAAAAGTTATAGCCACGATTCTCCTCGGTCTTGTAGTAGTAGCTAGTGGGTGCATTGGTGGTGGAGAAGTTACAAAGGTCGTTTGGGCATCAACTCAGTTCACTCCGCCCCAGGAAAGAGCATTTGTTCTCGATGAGCTTATACCTGGATTTAAAGAAGAAGTGAAGATTGACGTTGAGTTTATTCCTCTGGATTATCCCGACTTAGCTACGAGGCTGGAGGCCGAGGAGAGCTCGGGAAAGGTGACCATAGATGTCATTGCTGACCTCCATGGTGGTCTAGATTACTTCAATGCTAAGGGTTGGCTTGAGGATTTAAGTGGAAAGAAGCTTGAGGGTAGAACTTTCATTGAGAGTTATATGAAGTACGCAACTGACAAGAACGGTAAGCTCTTCTACATCCCATGGATGAGTGCAACCTATGTAATGGTCGTCAACAAGGAGGCATTCAAGTACCTCCCATCCGGATTAACCGAGCAGGATGTTATCCAGGGAACTGAGAAGTGGACGTACGATGCCCTTCTAGCTTGGGTTAAGAACATCTACGAGAGGACTGGAAAGAAAGCCTTTGGACTTCCAGCCGGTCCAAAGGGTCTCTTGCATAGATTTATCCATGGTTACCTATATCCAAGCTTTACTGGCTATGAGGCTAAGAAGTTTGACAGTTCAGAGGCCATAGAAATGTGGAATTACTTCAAGGAGCTCTGGAAATATACAAACCCTGCCTCTACAACCTGGGATACAATGGCAGATCCACTACTCCAGGGAGAAGTGCTGATTGCATGGGATCATACTGCTAGGATTAGGGATGCTATTGAAACAAAACCTGAGGAATTTGTAGTAGTTCCCGTTCCAAGAGGTCCTAAGGGTAGAGGTTTTATAGTGGTTTTAGCTGGATTAGCTATTCCAAAAAACGCCCCACATCCAGAAGAAGCATGGAAGCTTATAGACTATCTAACCAGACCCGAGACTCAGGTTAAGGTGCTTAAGGAAGTTGGATTCTTCCCAACAGTTAAGGAAGCGGTAAATGCGGTTCCAGAAGGTCCACTCAAGATTCTCGTTAAGGGAGTCACCGCTCAGAGTTCAACGAGAGATGCCCTAATAGTCATGATACCCAACCTTGGAGCCAAGGGCGGTGAGTTCAGCGGTATTTACAGAGAGGCCTTCAAGAGGATAGTTCTGAAAGGTGAAGATCCACAGAA